In Sphingobacteriaceae bacterium, the following proteins share a genomic window:
- a CDS encoding general secretion pathway protein GspE, translating into MLLTQITAELKNQVTLDQAWYYGIVPVKSEKDSLNLLVSESKKKSDLQAELEIIFGKKIVLEPINPDELDKVLMSNYPRSKANSTQGVAQSETYRLNVNDSNFLETLVKEAKDLRSSDIHIETYSEKCRIRFRVDGVLIDRHKLNKIEYPTLINKIKIAASCDIAEKRMPQDGRIRFKFNNSNLDIRVSILPTLYGEKIVLRLLGSDASHIHIDKLGFTKEELERYEIAVKKPNGIILISGPTGSGKTTTLYATLKVINKPTNNILTIEDPIEYTLDGVNQVQLKEEIGLSYTEALRTFLRQDPDVIMLGEIRDAQTAQMAIRAALTGHLVLSTIHTNSAWGTISRLVDMGIAPYLLASVMNLSVAQRLIRTLCPHCKKSVPLNKKELPENYKNLEIATHHIAQGCQVCYFTGYKGRKAIYEVINITKELGEHIKQSATEIDSYLKINKIDKLSENAFKLYKDGETSLEEIYPFLLSES; encoded by the coding sequence ATGTTGCTCACCCAAATCACTGCAGAACTCAAAAATCAGGTCACGCTTGACCAGGCCTGGTACTATGGAATAGTGCCTGTTAAAAGTGAAAAAGATTCTCTGAATTTACTGGTGAGCGAGTCCAAAAAAAAATCGGATCTACAAGCGGAACTGGAAATTATTTTTGGTAAGAAAATCGTCCTGGAGCCCATAAATCCTGATGAATTGGATAAAGTTTTAATGAGTAACTATCCACGGTCAAAGGCTAACAGTACCCAGGGTGTTGCTCAATCAGAAACTTATAGACTCAATGTCAACGATTCAAATTTTCTGGAAACCCTTGTTAAAGAAGCAAAAGATCTTCGGAGTTCTGATATTCACATCGAGACCTACAGTGAAAAATGCCGGATCCGTTTTCGTGTAGATGGTGTACTCATCGATCGTCACAAGCTCAATAAGATAGAATATCCAACGCTGATTAATAAAATTAAAATTGCGGCATCCTGCGATATTGCTGAAAAACGTATGCCTCAGGATGGAAGGATAAGGTTCAAATTTAATAATTCAAATTTGGATATTCGTGTTTCGATTCTCCCAACTTTATATGGCGAAAAAATTGTTCTGCGTTTGTTGGGAAGCGACGCAAGCCACATTCATATTGATAAGCTAGGTTTCACTAAAGAAGAATTAGAGCGCTATGAGATAGCTGTTAAAAAACCAAACGGAATTATTTTAATCAGCGGCCCCACTGGATCGGGTAAAACAACCACGCTCTATGCAACTTTAAAAGTCATCAATAAACCTACAAACAATATCCTGACTATTGAAGATCCCATTGAATACACCCTCGATGGCGTTAACCAGGTGCAGCTAAAAGAAGAAATTGGATTATCCTACACCGAAGCTTTACGCACATTTTTGCGGCAAGATCCCGATGTAATCATGTTGGGTGAAATACGGGACGCGCAAACCGCACAAATGGCTATCCGGGCAGCTCTCACAGGGCATTTGGTGCTATCAACAATTCATACAAATTCTGCCTGGGGAACTATTTCTCGTTTGGTTGATATGGGCATTGCTCCCTACTTACTGGCGAGTGTGATGAACTTGTCTGTGGCTCAGCGCCTTATTCGCACACTTTGTCCGCATTGCAAAAAATCGGTTCCTCTCAATAAAAAAGAATTGCCGGAGAATTACAAAAATCTTGAAATCGCTACACACCACATTGCTCAGGGTTGCCAGGTGTGTTATTTCACCGGCTACAAAGGCAGAAAAGCTATTTACGAAGTAATCAATATTACCAAAGAATTAGGTGAACATATAAAACAGAGTGCAACTGAGATAGATAGTTATCTTAAAATAAATAAGATTGATAAACTTTCAGAAAACGCTTTTAAACTTTACAAGGATGGAGAAACGAGCCTGGAAGAGATTTATCCTTTTTTACTGAGTGAGTCCTGA